CAGCACGTTGCGCACCACGTCACCGCAGTCGGCGACCCTCCGAGTGTCGGAATCGGATGCCGCGGAATCATCCGATCGCGCAGCCCTTCTGAACACGCTCATCTCCGACGAGTCGCGCCTGACCGACTTCGCGACGATCCTCCACGATCCGCTCGTGCTGCTCTCACCGGAGCGACTCCAGTTGCTGCGTCTTCTGGGTGTCGCGGATGCCGATGCGTACACCGCTGCGGTGGTCACGCACCGGACCGCGACGACGGCGACGCTCGACGCGGTGGGGGTGCAGGAGCCGAGCCCCATCCAGCTCTTCACATCAGCGGCCCCGCTGCCGGTGTGGGTGCGCAACGACCTGCCCTGGCCGGTCAACGTGCAACTCACGGCGACGCCCTCCGATGCCAGGCTCGATGTCCAGCCGTCCACGGAGGTCGCCGCCGGCGCGGCCAGCAACACTCGCGTCAAGGTGCCGGTGGAAGCTCGTGTGGGAAGCGGTTCGCTCAGCGTGCACTTCTCACTCGCTTCGCCCACTGGAGTGCCGATCGGCACCGATCAGACCGCCTCGGTCACTGTGCGCGCCGAATGGGAGACCATCGGCCTCGGCATCCTCGGCGGCGTCATCGCGTTGCTGTTCGTTCTCGGCATCGTTCGCACTGTCGTGCGACGGCGCCGGGATGCTGCGGATGCAGGCTCTTCGGATTGATCGGGCGACAGAGAGGCCGTTGCACCCGCTCGCAATGAGCACAGGTCACGCTGCGACGCACCCCGCGCCGCCGACTCCTGCTTTCCGCTCCACGAAAGCGTGCAGCCTTCCGGGAATGACTCGCGGTTACCATTGGTTGAAGCATTCGAAGCCAGCATCCTTCAGACCATTCGAAGCCGGCATTTCTAAGACGGGGAGCACATGCGTCAGGTCATCATCATCGGTTCGGGTCCTGCCGGATTCACGGCTGCCATCTATGCGGCGCGCGCCAATCTGAAGCCCCTTCTCATCGCGAGTTCCGTCGAGGTCGGTGGCGAGCTGATGAACACCACCGAGGTCGAGAACTACCCTGGATTCCCCGAGGGCATCCAGGGGCCGGAACTGATGGCGAAGTTCCAGGAGCAGGCCGAGAAGTTCGGCACCGAAGTCGTCTACGACGACGTCACCTCCCTCGAGCTCGACGGTCCGGTCAAGAAGCTCACCCTCGGCAGCGGCACCACGCACGAGGCCGCCACGATCATCTACGCGACCGGCTCGGCATACCGCAAGCTCGGCATCGAGGGCGAAGAGCGTCTCTCCGGCTACGGCGTCTCCTGGTGCGCGACCTGCGACGGCTTCTTCTTCCGCGAGAAGAACATCGCGGTCGTCGGCGGCGGCGACTCGGCGATGGAGGAGGCGACCTTCCTCACCCGCTTCGCCGACAAGGTCTACATCATCCACCGCAAGGATTCGCTGCGTGCCTCGAAGATCATGCAGGAGCGCGCCTTCGCGAACGAGAAGATCGAGTTCATCTGGAACACCGAGGTCGCCGAGATCACGGGTGCCGACAGCGTCAACGGCGTGAAGCTCCGCAACACCATCGACGGCACGACCAGCGAACTCGCGCTCGACGGGCTGTTCGTCGCCATCGGCAACGACCCGCGCACGCACCTGGTCCACAACAAGCTCGAGCTCACTCCCGAAGGCACGATCTGGGTCGACGGACGCTCTTCGCGCACCTCGGTGCCCGGCGTCTTCGCTGCGGGCGACGTCATCGACCCGACCTACCGTCAGGCGATCACGGCAGCGGGCACCGGCACGGTTGCGGCGCTCGACGCCGAGCACTTCCTCGCGGATTTTGACGACGCCTCCGTGGAGTTCCCCGCGGCGGAGGCTGCGGCGATCATCGCCTGACGGGAACACTTTCAACTCACACGCTGTTGTAGCGGGTGAACCTCAATCCAAGGAGAAATCTGATGACTGCCAAGGTAACGAGCCAGGCGACGTGGGACCAGGATGTGCTGCAGGCCGAAGGCCCCGTTCTGGTGGACTTCTGGGCTGAATGGTGTGGACCGTGTCGCATGGTCGCGCCGGTGCTCGACCAGATCCAGTCGGAGAACCCTGACAAGATCACGATCGTCAAGCTCAACGTCGACGAGAACCCCGAACTGGCCATGAAGTACCAGATCACGTCGATCCCGGCGATGAAGGTATTCCAGGGCGGCGAGGTCAAGACGACCATCATCGGCGCCAAGCCGAAGCCCGCGCTCGAGAAGGATCTCGCCGCGTTCATCGGTTGATCGCGCAGTGATCGAAGGCCCGTCTCTCCACTCGGAGAGGCGGGCCTTTTCTATATGCACCTCACGGCATGCATTGGTTCGTGACGCCGTCCGAGCCGGTACCGCGCGGATTCACTGCACGTCGGCGACGGTGGTATCCCACTTGCGGTGACGCGTCTCCACGCCGAGCAGGCGCCAGACAGCCGGCGTCAACTCCGGGTACTCGAGTGCGATCTGGCGCATGACGCGGTAGTTGCGCGTCGCGTTGGGGCGCACCCCGTCATTGGCTGCGATGTTGTCAGCGCGCAGCAGATAGACCACGAGTTCGTCGACACTGGGAAGATCTTCCATGAAGTCCCACGGGTCCTCACCGCTCAGCAGACGCTCCTGGATGAGAACAGCCAGTTCGTCGGCCGCCTCCGCCCTCAGAACTTCGAGGCTGGCACGGCGCGGAACGGCTTCTGACATACCTCAAGCCTACGCGCGCTTGCTGCCGCCTCGGCGCGGGAGGTTCACGACATCGGTCATCGTCTCGAGTTCTCTGCCCTTCGTCTCCGGCACCTGGTAGAACACGAAGAAGAACGATACGACGGCAAAGAACGCGTAGAAGCCGTAGGCGAACGTGAGCCCGATCTCCGCGAAGGCCGGGAACGTCGTCGAGATGAAGAAGTTCGCGACCCACTGCGCGGCTGCGGCCACCGCGAGTGCGCCGGCACGGATGCTGTTCGGGAACATCTCCCCCAGCAGCACC
The DNA window shown above is from Microbacterium murale and carries:
- a CDS encoding tryptophan synthase subunit alpha; the encoded protein is MSEAVPRRASLEVLRAEAADELAVLIQERLLSGEDPWDFMEDLPSVDELVVYLLRADNIAANDGVRPNATRNYRVMRQIALEYPELTPAVWRLLGVETRHRKWDTTVADVQ
- the trxB gene encoding thioredoxin-disulfide reductase, which translates into the protein MRQVIIIGSGPAGFTAAIYAARANLKPLLIASSVEVGGELMNTTEVENYPGFPEGIQGPELMAKFQEQAEKFGTEVVYDDVTSLELDGPVKKLTLGSGTTHEAATIIYATGSAYRKLGIEGEERLSGYGVSWCATCDGFFFREKNIAVVGGGDSAMEEATFLTRFADKVYIIHRKDSLRASKIMQERAFANEKIEFIWNTEVAEITGADSVNGVKLRNTIDGTTSELALDGLFVAIGNDPRTHLVHNKLELTPEGTIWVDGRSSRTSVPGVFAAGDVIDPTYRQAITAAGTGTVAALDAEHFLADFDDASVEFPAAEAAAIIA
- the trxA gene encoding thioredoxin, with the translated sequence MTAKVTSQATWDQDVLQAEGPVLVDFWAEWCGPCRMVAPVLDQIQSENPDKITIVKLNVDENPELAMKYQITSIPAMKVFQGGEVKTTIIGAKPKPALEKDLAAFIG